A portion of the Nyctibius grandis isolate bNycGra1 chromosome 31, bNycGra1.pri, whole genome shotgun sequence genome contains these proteins:
- the MFSD12 gene encoding major facilitator superfamily domain-containing protein 12, with protein sequence MAEPGAGGGGAAPGLPLRARLSFAAGHFLNDLCAALWFTYLLLFLHAVLGYGHRLAGALLLAGQAADGLCTPLLGYEADRSTGCGRCGRRKGWHLAGTTCVLVSFPFIFNPCLGCKENTPQWAAFIYYLPFIVIFQFGWAATQVSHLSLIPELVTSDHEKVELTAFRYAFTVMANITVYGLAWLLLNFQVDQPDRLEHLGIQDVPIFRNLSLIVVGLGAVFSLIFHLGTKEKPSPPGSLPRLEENAPLLQKEPASPPRPLLIWKDWLLEPAFYQVAVLYMSTRLIVNLSQTYIGMYLTNSLLLPKKYIATIPLVMYVSGFLSSFLMKPVNKWIGRNLTYFVGILVILAFASWVTLAREMGAEIYGAAVLLGAGSATILVTSLSMTADLIGTNTHSGAFVYGSMSFTDKMANGLAVMAIQNLHPCPTELCCPACVTFYHWVMVLVTGGIAVTAVAALCCIMVWPIRIRYHAVCLQGLRGAGMPYGGTDSMEGRSRSGTVN encoded by the exons ATGGCGGAGCCCGGTGccggtggcggcggggcggccccggggctgccgctGCGGGCGCGGCTGAGCTTCGCGGCCGGGCACTTCCTGAACGACCTGTGCGCCGCGCTGTGGTTCACGtacctgctgctgttcctgcacGCCGTGCTGGGCTACGGGCACCGCCTGGCCGGCGCGCTGCTGCTGGCGGGGCAGGCGGCCGACGGGCTCTGCACGCCGCTCCTGGGCTACGAGGCCGACCGCTCCACCGGCTGCGGCCGCTGCGGCCGGAGGAAGGGCTGGCACCTCGCCG GCACCACCTGCGTCCTTGTGTCCTTCCCCTTCATCTTCAACCCCTGCCTGGGTTGCAAGGAGAACACCCCGCAGTGGGCAGCCTTCATCTACTACCTCCCTTTCATCGTCATCTTCCAGTTCGGTTGGGCGGCCACACAGGTCTCCCACCTGTCCCTCATCCCCGAGCTGGTCACCAGTGACCATGAGAAGGTGGAGCTCACAGCTTTCAG GTACGCCTTCACCGTCATGGCCAACATCACTGTGTACGGCCTGGCCTGGCTCCTGCTGAACTTCCAGGTGGACCAGCCTGACCGCCTGGAGCACCTGGGCATCCAGGATGTCCCGATATTTCGG AACCTGTCCCTCAtcgtggtggggctgggggccgtgTTCTCCCTCATCTTCCACCTGGGCACCAAAGAGAAGCCGTCCCCCCCGGGCTCGCTGCCCCGGCTGGAGGAGAACGCGCCgctgctgcagaaggagccTGCGAGCCCCCCGCGCCCGCTGCTCATCTGGAAGGACTGGCTGCTGGAGCCCGCCTTCTACCAG GTCGCGGTGCTCTACATGTCCACCAGGCTCATCGTCAACCTGTCCCAGACCTACATCGGCATGTACCTGACCAactcgctgctgctgcccaag AAATACATCGCCACCATCCCCCTGGTGATGTACGTCAGCggcttcctctcctccttcctcatgAAGCCTGTGAATAAGTGGATAGGTCGAAAT CTGACCTACTTCGTGGGCATCCTGGTGATCTTGGCCTTTGCCTCCTGGGTGACCCTGGCCAGGGAGATGGGAGCGGAGATCTACGGGGCGGCCGTGCTGCTTGGGGCCGGCTCCGCCACGATCCTGGTCACCTCGCTCTCCATGACAGCAGACCTCATCGGCACCAACACG CACAGCGGCGCTTTCGTCTATGGCTCCATGAGCTTCACCGACAAGATGGCCAACGGCCTGGCTGTGATGGCGATCCAGAACCTGCACCCGTGCCC GACCGAgctctgctgccctgcctgtgtCACCTTCTACCACTGGGTGATGGTGTTGGTCACCGGAGGAATTGCTGTCACCGCCGTCGCCGCTCTGTGCTGCATCATGGTCTGGCCCATCCGTATCCGCTACC ATGCCGTGTGCCTGCAGGGGCTGCGCGGAGCGGGGATGCCCTACGGCGGGACGGACAGCATGGAGGGAAGGAGCCGGAGCGGCACCGTCAACTGA
- the LOC137675036 gene encoding GRAM domain-containing protein 2A-like, which translates to MAAAPADKMAAAQQRWSLMIGSCPAGPRRCAEPGLVPPRLPAGHGPSAVNPSQAVSDPASMPGRLRRGGRGVLEEKPWRSLEERGSVGARPEHPVLARSKTCDPSFCKATEQAAAAAGTQGHPSPPPSKHAAGYRKAFGELAEREALLACFSCAWQREVPYHGRLYISSRHLCFHSSLLLKDIKAVVPVASISALKKTNTALLVPNALSIRTAEGEKFLFVSLRRREATYQLLKSVCKHLQDNSWSPLASPSTKEILRKPLTSRQSDLEQSAPEPDSRQELPDGPSPTPRQEEEEDEAAVLALSGGGPHTVPWAWTTARPSPLSAVILIYLLLMVALLLTSGYIGLRIVELEQQLAAVGAWPDLKLSHQYKKT; encoded by the exons ATGGCGGCTGCGCCCGCAGACAAAATGGCTGCCGCGCAGCAGCGCTGGAGCCTGATGATTGGTTCCT GCCCTGCTGGCCCCCGCCGGTGCGCGGAGCCGGGGCTGGTGCCGCCGCGGCTGCCCGCGGGTCACGGACCGTCCGCCGTGAACCCTTCCCAGG ctgtGTCGGACCCGGCCTCCATGCCGGGGAGGCTGCGGAGGGGCGGCAGGGgggtgctggaggagaagcCGTGGCGGAGCCTGGAGGAGAGGGGCAGCGTGGGCGCCCGGCCGGAGCACCCCGTGCTCGCTAG aTCCAAAACCTGTGACCCCTCCTTCTGCAAGGCGACAGAGCAGGCTGCGGCGGCCGCGGGCACGCAGGGACACCCGTCCCCGCCG CCGAGCAAGCACGCCGCCGGCTACCGCAAAGCCTTCGGGGAGCTCGCTGAGCGGGAAGCGCTGCTGGCCTGCTTCTCCTGCGCCTGGCAGAGAGAGGTGCCCTACCATGGCCGCCTCTACATCTCCTCCCGCCACCTCTGCTTCcactccagcctcctgctcaagGACATCAAG GCGGTGGTCCCTGTCGCCTCCATCTCGGCCCTCAAGAAGACCAACACGGCGCTCCTGGTGCCCAACGCGCTCAGCATCCGCACGGCCGAGGGGGAGAAG TTCCTCTTCGTGTCGCTGCGCCGGCGCGAGGCCACGTACCAGCTCCTGAAGTCGGTCTGCAAACACCTGCAG GACAACAGCTGGAGCCCTCTGGCCTCTCCGAGCACCAAAGAAATCCTGAGGAAGCCTCTG ACCTCGAGGCAGTCAGACCTGGAGCAGAGCGCCCCAGAGCCCGACAGCCGCCAGGAGCTGCCGG ATGGGCCGAGCCCAACGCCGaggcaagaggaggaggaggatgaagcgGCGGTGCTGGCTCTGAGCGGGG GGGGACCCCACACCGTGCCCTGGGCCTGGACCACAGCGCGACCGAGCCCCCTCAGCGCCGTCATCCTCATCTACCTGCTGCT GATGGTGGCCCTGCTGCTGACCTCGGGGTACATCGGCCTGCGCATCgtggagctggagcagcagctggcagccgTGGGGGCTTGGCCAGACCTCAAGCTGTCACACCA GTACAAGAAGACATGA